One genomic region from Arthrobacter sp. YN encodes:
- a CDS encoding AfsR/SARP family transcriptional regulator: protein MSAALAEWNGSPYQEFSERPWAVPEATRLSGLRQTAVERCAEARLADARPTEAAAILETHVTANPWREEGWRLLALALYRSRRQGDALAVLRKARRQLSDELGLDLSPALADLETRILRRDPQLDRPESASLAPIASAYSSGGVRAQLEASNAVLGSLAVAGDLQTARQQRLAAIEAAAGLNNPDFAARIIGGYDVPGIWTRTDDPAAAAAVVTAAEDALASPAHLSDRSRARLLATIAMESRGTASRQAEAAEAVNLARNVGDSHLLCFALSADFMQAFARTGLAKHRENIGRQLIATAFDADSPTFEINGRLIRMQALCALSDIDSALLEANAVDQLAVRHERPLAAVFTRWFRWTFLDGGATPPVPEEMPGFSEGILAFASFTRQLRNGDELVDGDFGPYEPWVRPILLLRSGHQTNAWAALLQLPDPPQDLLLEATWCVLAQTACELREPSTISRALTALTPATGERAAESGVIDAGSVDHYLGMLRAAGAGPG, encoded by the coding sequence TTGTCCGCTGCCCTCGCGGAGTGGAACGGAAGCCCATACCAGGAATTTTCCGAGCGTCCCTGGGCGGTCCCGGAGGCGACGCGGCTGAGCGGGCTGCGGCAGACCGCCGTCGAACGCTGTGCCGAAGCCCGGCTCGCCGACGCCCGGCCAACCGAGGCTGCGGCGATCCTGGAAACGCATGTCACGGCCAACCCGTGGCGCGAGGAAGGATGGCGATTGCTGGCTCTGGCTCTGTACCGGAGTCGCCGCCAAGGCGACGCTCTTGCCGTGCTTCGCAAGGCACGACGTCAGCTGTCCGACGAACTCGGGCTGGACCTCAGCCCCGCCCTCGCGGATCTGGAGACCCGGATCCTCCGCCGGGACCCACAATTGGACCGGCCAGAGTCAGCCAGTTTGGCCCCGATTGCCAGCGCCTATTCCAGTGGCGGCGTGCGGGCCCAACTGGAGGCTTCGAATGCGGTGTTGGGCAGCCTTGCGGTCGCCGGCGATCTCCAGACAGCCCGTCAGCAACGTCTTGCTGCCATCGAGGCGGCCGCCGGCCTCAACAATCCCGATTTCGCCGCGAGAATCATCGGAGGTTACGACGTCCCCGGGATATGGACTCGAACGGACGATCCCGCTGCTGCTGCCGCTGTGGTCACCGCGGCTGAGGATGCGCTGGCTTCACCCGCCCACCTCAGCGACCGCAGCCGGGCCCGTCTTCTGGCGACGATCGCCATGGAGTCCCGCGGAACGGCGAGCAGGCAGGCCGAAGCGGCCGAGGCCGTCAATTTGGCCCGAAATGTGGGCGACAGCCACCTTCTTTGCTTTGCCTTGAGCGCAGATTTCATGCAGGCATTCGCCCGCACGGGCCTGGCAAAGCACCGTGAAAACATCGGTCGGCAGCTGATAGCAACAGCGTTCGACGCCGATTCGCCCACCTTTGAGATCAACGGGCGCCTGATTCGGATGCAGGCCCTCTGCGCTTTGTCCGACATTGATTCCGCCCTTCTTGAAGCCAATGCAGTGGACCAGTTGGCCGTGCGTCACGAGCGCCCCTTGGCAGCGGTGTTTACCCGATGGTTCCGCTGGACGTTCCTCGACGGCGGTGCGACGCCTCCTGTACCTGAGGAAATGCCAGGGTTCAGCGAAGGAATCCTTGCGTTTGCGTCGTTCACGCGGCAACTACGCAACGGGGACGAACTGGTTGACGGGGACTTCGGCCCCTACGAACCATGGGTGCGCCCAATTCTGCTGCTGCGGTCCGGTCATCAAACCAACGCTTGGGCCGCGCTTCTGCAGCTACCGGATCCGCCACAGGACCTCTTGCTGGAGGCCACCTGGTGCGTTCTGGCCCAGACTGCCTGCGAACTGCGTGAACCATCCACGATCAGCCGGGCCCTTACGGCGCTAACGCCAGCCACCGGAGAACGAGCAGCCGAGAGTGGGGTGATTGATGCCGGCAGCGTCGACCACTACTTGGGAATGCTCCGGGCTGCAGGGGCGGGCCCGGGGTAG
- a CDS encoding AfsR/SARP family transcriptional regulator, protein MSTPQIRVLGPIGVSVDGVRMDLSKRRHREIIAILVALRGRAIPTADLAEELWDGMPPNGAVGAIRSFVGELRRILEPHRKPRTLASVLVTVADGYALRLDANAVDAWRFETALAGAVGAAPTMLIHICPLPSRSGTEAHTRNFPSVPGRSRRRRG, encoded by the coding sequence GTGAGTACGCCGCAGATCCGAGTCCTCGGCCCCATCGGGGTGAGTGTTGACGGGGTGCGGATGGATCTGTCCAAGCGCAGGCATCGGGAGATCATCGCGATCCTTGTCGCGCTGCGGGGCCGGGCCATCCCCACCGCAGACCTTGCTGAAGAACTATGGGACGGCATGCCACCGAACGGAGCCGTGGGAGCCATCCGGAGCTTCGTTGGCGAACTGCGGCGAATCCTTGAACCACACCGGAAGCCCCGAACCTTGGCCTCCGTCCTGGTCACGGTTGCTGACGGCTACGCGTTGCGGCTCGACGCCAACGCGGTGGACGCCTGGCGCTTTGAAACGGCCTTGGCCGGGGCAGTTGGGGCCGCCCCGACGATGCTGATTCACATTTGTCCGCTGCCCTCGCGGAGTGGAACGGAAGCCCATACCAGGAATTTTCCGAGCGTCCCTGGGCGGTCCCGGAGGCGACGCGGCTGA